From Gemmatimonadota bacterium, one genomic window encodes:
- a CDS encoding FtsX-like permease family protein, which produces MGNASTPRHRKNLAPPRPPSAKTRTGKTRGRKLGGLTAGDDTGDKTMIKNYLTVAIRNLMRHKLYTSINVLGLSIGLACGILILLYIQQEFAVDRSHTLGDRIYKVIREERGSTQTTYDEGTSGALGPVLKETFPEVETTVRIWRWGVSAKYGDHKNLYTLALIDDNFLDVFDFSFIKGDLETAFRLPYSAVITDEMAQHLFGDMDPMGQTVSIDNRNFPGEYTVTGIVKAPHLLSDLQFHLLTTTIPSIGKTQEPWMMWLPRQSWRPVKTYVLLKAGQNAETLQTKMQSLIKQYMGDDVAANNTYHLQPLHRVYLYGESDFNPAASSPMQQIYMLAAIGLILVVIACVNFTNLATARAVTRKREVGVRKVVGAHRPQLMVQFLTESLLLTCSALLIALALVELCLPLFNQFVRGNLHLNTATVITCTPAVLAFTLLVGLLAGWYPAFFLSSFSPVTVLKSRASSSSGSTGLRKGLVVFQFGMSILLVICTLVVYQQLRFIETKNMGFARDHIVSLPIFAHDREHEFNPQKRLSARHQMVKQVFLEHPNILNASALRYDISGYGGRPRRIWPDGDRTKERTIRINEVDDSFFETFEIPVLRGRAFSADVASDTSQAIILNETAVRLLGWEDDPIGKQILLPAYENRSLIVIGVVKDYHSLTLREEIAPMGFIGKWRLFVSLALRIRPENTAQTLSFLETQWKHFLPEVPFAYHFLDEIIQWYYFDEHLTGKMLGVFSLLAIFVACLGLFGLAAFMVQSRTKEIGVRKVLGASTPHLVMLLSREFVLLILLANLIAWPIAYYLMRDWLSGFAYQTDLNVLPFVASAIMALIIAFGTVSMQAIRAARSNPIDALRYE; this is translated from the coding sequence ATGGGAAATGCAAGCACCCCTCGGCACCGTAAAAATCTGGCTCCACCGCGGCCGCCATCAGCTAAGACGCGCACTGGAAAAACAAGAGGTCGGAAGCTGGGCGGGCTAACTGCTGGGGACGACACAGGAGATAAGACCATGATCAAAAATTATCTGACAGTCGCGATTCGCAATTTGATGCGGCACAAATTGTACACCTCCATCAATGTATTGGGACTCTCTATCGGATTGGCGTGTGGCATCTTAATCCTGTTGTACATCCAGCAGGAGTTTGCAGTAGATCGCTCGCATACTCTGGGTGACCGCATTTACAAAGTAATTCGAGAAGAACGCGGCAGTACGCAAACAACATACGATGAAGGCACATCAGGCGCACTCGGTCCCGTGTTAAAAGAAACATTTCCCGAAGTAGAAACAACGGTGCGTATCTGGCGATGGGGTGTATCTGCAAAATATGGCGACCACAAGAATCTATATACCCTTGCGCTGATAGATGACAACTTTCTGGACGTATTCGATTTTTCCTTCATAAAAGGCGACTTAGAAACCGCGTTTCGCCTGCCGTACTCTGCGGTCATTACCGATGAAATGGCACAACACTTATTTGGCGATATGGACCCGATGGGCCAAACAGTTTCAATCGACAATCGCAATTTTCCAGGCGAGTACACAGTTACCGGCATCGTAAAAGCGCCACACCTTTTATCAGACCTTCAATTTCATTTGCTCACAACCACAATACCCTCCATAGGAAAAACACAAGAGCCGTGGATGATGTGGCTACCCAGGCAATCGTGGCGTCCTGTAAAAACTTATGTACTACTAAAAGCAGGACAAAACGCAGAAACCCTCCAGACGAAAATGCAGTCGTTGATCAAGCAGTATATGGGGGATGACGTTGCGGCAAACAATACCTACCATTTACAGCCCCTGCACCGCGTGTACCTGTATGGCGAATCTGATTTTAACCCGGCTGCCAGCAGCCCCATGCAACAAATTTACATGCTGGCAGCTATTGGACTGATCCTCGTGGTCATTGCCTGCGTGAATTTTACAAATCTGGCAACTGCGCGCGCGGTCACCCGCAAGCGCGAAGTCGGCGTGCGAAAAGTCGTTGGCGCGCATCGCCCGCAATTGATGGTTCAATTTTTAACTGAATCCCTACTTTTAACCTGTTCTGCCCTGCTGATTGCCCTGGCACTGGTCGAGCTATGCCTGCCCTTATTCAACCAATTTGTGCGCGGCAACTTACACCTCAACACAGCTACAGTGATAACATGCACACCAGCGGTACTGGCATTCACATTGTTGGTCGGATTACTGGCGGGATGGTATCCGGCGTTTTTCCTCTCTTCTTTTAGCCCGGTCACAGTGTTAAAAAGCAGGGCATCTTCCTCATCGGGATCCACAGGATTGCGGAAAGGACTCGTAGTTTTCCAATTTGGCATGTCCATTTTGCTGGTGATTTGCACCCTGGTGGTTTATCAGCAACTGCGATTTATAGAAACCAAAAATATGGGTTTTGCACGCGATCACATTGTGAGTTTGCCGATCTTTGCTCACGACCGTGAACATGAATTCAACCCACAAAAACGCCTTTCGGCACGCCATCAGATGGTCAAACAGGTCTTTCTCGAACACCCCAATATCCTCAACGCATCAGCTCTGCGATATGACATTTCTGGATACGGCGGACGACCGCGACGGATCTGGCCCGATGGAGACCGAACAAAAGAACGGACAATTCGCATAAACGAAGTTGACGACTCGTTTTTTGAGACATTTGAAATCCCCGTACTTCGAGGTCGCGCCTTTTCAGCCGATGTTGCCAGCGATACATCACAGGCAATTATTTTAAACGAAACAGCCGTGCGTCTGCTCGGCTGGGAGGACGACCCGATTGGCAAGCAAATTTTGTTACCAGCATATGAAAACCGATCCCTGATAGTAATTGGGGTAGTAAAAGACTACCACAGCTTGACACTACGAGAAGAAATCGCACCCATGGGATTTATAGGCAAATGGAGACTGTTTGTTTCGCTGGCCCTGCGCATCCGACCAGAAAACACCGCGCAAACTCTGTCCTTTCTCGAAACCCAGTGGAAACACTTTTTGCCAGAGGTACCCTTTGCATATCACTTCCTGGATGAAATCATACAGTGGTACTATTTCGACGAACACCTCACCGGCAAAATGCTCGGCGTGTTCTCATTACTGGCAATTTTTGTCGCCTGTTTGGGACTGTTCGGACTCGCCGCATTCATGGTTCAATCTCGCACCAAAGAAATTGGCGTACGAAAAGTACTGGGCGCATCCACACCGCATCTGGTCATGCTACTCTCGCGCGAATTTGTATTGCTCATCCTGCTCGCCAATCTCATTGCCTGGCCAATCGCCTATTACCTGATGCGCGACTGGCTCTCCGGGTTCGCCTATCAGACAGATCTGAATGTCTTGCCATTTGTTGCAAGCGCGATAATGGCCCTGATCATCGCCTTTGGAACAGTGAGCATGCAAGCCATTCGCGCGGCGCGTTCCAACCCGATTGATGCCTTGAGATATGAGTAA
- a CDS encoding RNA polymerase sigma factor has protein sequence MNKRSDIENDVQLIHMIKAGDKSAFGKLYHLHQNRVRAIVGRYVKDRDETEDLIQVVFMKVFQSLRHFRGESAFTTYLTRIAINVGRSHLRSRLSRKNGLETIAQHMPEPITLTTPEDSVIKKERHQRLTQGLRTLPKAQQRAMWLRYIKELSYREIVWEMQAPLGTVKIWLHRGRHQLRRALEKQEVGSWAG, from the coding sequence ATGAATAAACGATCAGACATAGAAAACGATGTACAATTGATCCACATGATCAAAGCCGGCGACAAAAGCGCATTTGGCAAACTCTACCATCTGCACCAGAATCGCGTACGCGCCATTGTCGGGCGATATGTGAAGGACCGCGACGAAACCGAAGACTTAATCCAGGTGGTATTCATGAAAGTCTTTCAGAGCCTGCGCCATTTTCGCGGCGAATCGGCATTCACAACCTATCTGACGCGCATTGCCATCAACGTCGGGCGGTCACACCTACGATCCCGGCTATCCCGAAAAAACGGCCTGGAAACCATAGCGCAACACATGCCCGAACCAATCACTCTGACAACGCCAGAAGATAGCGTCATCAAAAAAGAACGCCATCAACGCTTAACACAGGGCTTGCGCACATTGCCCAAAGCACAACAACGCGCAATGTGGCTTCGCTACATAAAAGAACTATCCTACCGCGAAATCGTATGGGAAATGCAAGCACCCCTCGGCACCGTAAAAATCTGGCTCCACCGCGGCCGCCATCAGCTAAGACGCGCACTGGAAAAACAAGAGGTCGGAAGCTGGGCGGGCTAA
- a CDS encoding FtsX-like permease family protein produces the protein MFRNYLTVAYRNLVRYKVYSAINITGLAIGIAFCILTFLYVRHEWSFDAFHEKADRIYRIYNKGEIGEGSDASAYMPGPLAPALAESFSTQMQHVVRIFNTSRTFQYGDHSFQERVIYVDPGFWDVFSFPLIKGDPATALNRKDTIIISETVAQKFFGNTDPMGKSFSFTRNSKIHQALITGIVKDIPETSSIQFGCIQSYENVEDALNSWNYINNISTYVLLHDQVRSEDIEKLLPRFLNWSWPITGENQELKLQPLANVHFNPDIRAPEPATDPAYSYILLCITALVLFVACVNFMTLALGRSASRAREIGIRKVVGAHKPQIIVQFLTESVILSLIAFVIGLALSELLMPLFNNLMAQKLSIVAHLDGLAFASLMGLTLIVGLLAGTYPAFVLSGFMPIHVLKGRLKIVSAGLFSQFLVVFQIAMSAVLVISALITTSQLDYLRTKPLGFDSEHLIAVSRLSKLRDLGPKGIETYRDALLSHHAILGVTPIYHMMRNGYQSRGAVIHDGTTLKGVEIFFVDYDFVPTLDIKLIEGRNYSRELVTDPTASVIINQTLAKQLGPGPPLGKTLKFFDDMTVIGVVNDFHFRSLHHKIGPAFLKCHPEHPFSHLLIRVRAEDIPGTLSFMKAQWEAVTQSSGFRYSFLDEGIDRQYRTEERWHRMIGYGTLFAIFIACLGAFGLTALAVTRRTKEIGIRKILGASVTNVVRLLSREFVLLVGIANVLAWPVAYWAMSKWLSDFAYRIELGIGAFALGGVLTLLVVIGTVSLQAVKAAKMNPVEALRYE, from the coding sequence GGTCCTTTGACGCATTCCACGAAAAAGCAGATCGGATATATCGCATTTACAATAAAGGAGAAATAGGCGAAGGAAGCGATGCCTCGGCTTATATGCCTGGTCCTCTTGCTCCGGCATTGGCAGAATCATTCTCCACACAAATGCAACATGTCGTCAGAATCTTTAACACTTCTCGCACATTCCAATACGGCGACCATTCATTTCAAGAGCGCGTTATCTACGTAGATCCAGGTTTCTGGGATGTATTCTCATTTCCCCTGATAAAAGGCGACCCCGCAACAGCACTAAACCGCAAAGATACCATTATCATATCGGAAACCGTCGCCCAAAAATTTTTCGGCAACACCGACCCAATGGGGAAATCGTTCTCCTTCACTCGAAATTCAAAAATCCATCAGGCTCTAATTACCGGCATCGTAAAAGACATCCCCGAAACATCCAGCATTCAATTCGGCTGCATCCAGTCCTATGAGAATGTCGAAGACGCGCTCAACTCGTGGAATTACATAAACAACATCAGTACTTACGTCTTACTCCACGATCAGGTCCGATCCGAAGACATAGAAAAATTACTTCCGCGTTTTCTAAACTGGTCGTGGCCCATCACGGGGGAAAACCAGGAGTTGAAATTGCAGCCCCTTGCCAATGTGCATTTCAATCCAGATATCCGCGCGCCCGAACCCGCCACGGACCCGGCATACAGCTACATCCTGTTGTGCATCACAGCCCTGGTACTCTTTGTCGCATGCGTGAACTTTATGACCCTCGCCCTGGGACGGTCAGCTTCTCGAGCGCGGGAAATCGGCATCCGCAAAGTCGTTGGCGCACACAAGCCCCAGATCATCGTGCAATTCCTCACAGAATCCGTAATCTTAAGCCTCATAGCATTTGTAATCGGACTCGCGCTATCAGAACTTTTAATGCCATTATTCAACAACCTCATGGCGCAAAAACTATCCATAGTCGCACATCTGGATGGTCTGGCATTTGCCTCGCTCATGGGCCTGACTCTAATCGTCGGCCTGCTCGCAGGCACCTATCCAGCCTTTGTCCTCTCCGGATTCATGCCAATTCACGTACTCAAAGGCAGATTGAAAATTGTCAGCGCGGGATTGTTCAGCCAATTTCTCGTGGTCTTCCAGATCGCAATGTCTGCGGTTCTCGTCATCAGCGCCCTCATCACGACCTCTCAACTCGACTATTTGCGGACCAAACCCCTGGGATTTGACAGCGAACATTTGATTGCCGTAAGTCGCCTCAGCAAGTTGCGAGACCTGGGACCAAAGGGCATTGAAACCTATCGGGACGCCCTCTTATCCCATCACGCAATTCTGGGTGTAACCCCAATATATCACATGATGCGGAATGGATACCAGTCGCGCGGGGCTGTGATACATGACGGAACAACCTTAAAAGGCGTGGAGATCTTCTTCGTCGATTACGACTTTGTACCAACGCTCGACATCAAATTGATCGAAGGCCGAAATTATTCACGAGAACTTGTAACAGATCCAACTGCGTCTGTCATCATCAACCAAACCCTGGCCAAACAACTGGGACCGGGACCACCGCTCGGAAAAACACTGAAATTCTTTGATGATATGACAGTAATCGGCGTAGTAAACGATTTTCATTTTCGCTCTCTCCACCACAAAATTGGTCCCGCATTCCTGAAATGCCATCCAGAACATCCATTTAGCCACCTGCTAATTCGGGTGCGTGCCGAAGACATCCCCGGCACACTGTCATTCATGAAAGCGCAATGGGAAGCCGTAACACAGTCCTCTGGATTCCGCTATTCGTTTCTCGACGAAGGCATCGATCGCCAATACCGAACCGAAGAGCGATGGCATCGCATGATCGGATACGGAACCCTGTTTGCCATTTTTATCGCGTGCCTGGGCGCATTTGGATTGACAGCACTCGCCGTGACCCGACGCACCAAAGAGATCGGCATTCGCAAAATATTGGGCGCCAGCGTCACAAACGTAGTGCGCTTGCTATCGCGCGAATTCGTACTGCTGGTAGGCATAGCTAATGTGCTTGCCTGGCCAGTCGCCTATTGGGCAATGAGCAAATGGCTATCGGACTTTGCGTATCGGATTGAACTGGGCATTGGGGCATTCGCGCTGGGCGGTGTATTGACCCTATTGGTCGTAATCGGAACAGTGAGCCTGCAAGCCGTGAAAGCAGCAAAAATGAATCCCGTGGAGGCATTGCGATATGAATAA